A genomic window from Methanovulcanius yangii includes:
- a CDS encoding phospholipase D-like domain-containing protein produces the protein MRIPATAFALCAIFLLCCMHASGTVMITEICPDTWLKGEADEFFVIGGGSMDGVLVTDGEGSVRFPAGTRATVPLTCAAQGTAYHDVHGRWPDFEWYDSSPGVPDLVRTGQFALGNAGDTVTVLVRGTEIQSVGWPDDVVCREGQVHVYEDGMWDRRPYFIGQSRFAPATYTGATVTAFASPDCSREVLTETLASADTSLLINVYEFTDADIAAAAANAAAGGATVRVLLEGGPVGGIPEGEDGIAWLLTGAGAEVLTMATTDEAHARYRYDHAKYVVADGETVLVTTENFGASGFPPAGTAGNRGWGVVVTHPGVADYFTTVFVDDAGGPDAAPFPGSPPGDADGGGDGSVSRTPEFGPATFTGATVTPVLAPDTAGLIPAMIEGAQVSVDIEQAYISDWSDGRENPYLAAAVAAAGRGVPVRIILDSYWFNVEGEDDNDEMAAAINARAAAEGLPLEARLARTTDDDIVKVHTKGVIVDGEEVLVSSINWNEHSPSFNREAGVIIRHPGVGAYFTAVFEDDWEDAAGTPFTGTADADDRTLRILAAAGMLACLACYYAWRQRR, from the coding sequence ATGCGTATCCCCGCCACTGCGTTCGCACTCTGCGCCATTTTTCTTCTCTGCTGCATGCATGCCTCCGGAACGGTGATGATCACCGAAATCTGCCCGGATACGTGGCTCAAGGGAGAGGCCGACGAGTTCTTCGTCATCGGCGGCGGGAGCATGGACGGGGTGCTCGTCACCGACGGAGAGGGGTCCGTCCGGTTCCCCGCGGGGACGAGGGCGACGGTGCCCCTCACCTGTGCCGCCCAGGGCACCGCCTACCATGACGTCCACGGCAGATGGCCCGACTTCGAGTGGTACGACTCCTCCCCCGGCGTCCCGGACCTCGTCCGGACCGGGCAGTTCGCCCTCGGCAATGCCGGGGATACGGTGACGGTCCTCGTCCGTGGCACGGAGATTCAGTCCGTCGGGTGGCCGGACGATGTCGTCTGCCGGGAGGGGCAGGTACACGTGTACGAGGACGGCATGTGGGATAGGCGCCCGTACTTCATCGGACAGTCCCGGTTCGCCCCCGCGACCTATACCGGTGCGACGGTCACCGCCTTTGCATCCCCCGACTGTTCGCGCGAGGTCCTGACGGAGACCCTCGCATCCGCCGACACCTCCCTCCTGATCAACGTCTATGAGTTCACCGATGCAGACATCGCGGCCGCAGCGGCAAATGCCGCCGCAGGCGGCGCCACGGTCCGCGTCCTCCTCGAGGGCGGGCCCGTCGGCGGCATCCCCGAGGGCGAGGACGGCATCGCGTGGCTCCTCACCGGCGCGGGTGCGGAGGTCCTAACGATGGCGACGACGGACGAGGCTCATGCCCGGTACCGCTACGATCATGCGAAGTATGTCGTCGCCGACGGGGAGACGGTGCTTGTTACGACCGAGAATTTCGGGGCGAGCGGATTTCCCCCGGCAGGCACTGCAGGCAACCGCGGCTGGGGAGTGGTCGTCACCCACCCCGGCGTGGCGGACTACTTCACGACGGTCTTCGTTGACGATGCGGGCGGGCCTGATGCCGCCCCCTTCCCCGGAAGCCCCCCCGGGGACGCGGACGGAGGAGGCGACGGCTCCGTCTCCCGCACCCCGGAGTTCGGCCCCGCAACCTTCACCGGCGCCACGGTCACCCCCGTCCTTGCACCCGATACGGCCGGCCTCATCCCGGCGATGATCGAGGGGGCACAGGTCTCGGTCGACATCGAACAGGCGTACATCAGTGACTGGTCGGACGGGCGGGAGAATCCGTACCTCGCCGCGGCGGTGGCCGCCGCCGGGCGCGGCGTTCCGGTGCGCATCATCCTCGACAGCTACTGGTTCAACGTGGAAGGGGAGGACGACAACGACGAGATGGCGGCGGCCATCAACGCCCGGGCGGCGGCGGAGGGCCTGCCCCTCGAAGCCCGCCTTGCCCGCACGACGGATGATGACATCGTCAAGGTGCACACGAAGGGCGTCATCGTCGACGGGGAGGAGGTGCTCGTGTCGTCGATCAACTGGAACGAGCACTCCCCCTCCTTCAACCGGGAGGCGGGCGTCATCATCCGTCACCCCGGCGTCGGGGCGTACTTCACGGCGGTCTTCGAGGACGACTGGGAGGATGCGGCGGGCACCCCGTTCACCGGGACGGCGGACGCGGATGACCGGACCCTGCGCATCCTTGCGGCCGCAGGCATGCTCGCCTGCCTCGCCTGCTACTACGCATGGCGGCAGCGGCGATGA
- a CDS encoding amino acid kinase family protein, which produces MTRPSAPPSRSEPPSPSPMMAPFREGLLVVKAGGSLMDCIPKLVSVLAESGRDLLIVPGGGRFADAVRDAGVPDEEAHWMAVAAMEQMAWCWAAAGARPAGLDDPVRGVCVLLPYGPLREEDPLPHTWEVTSDTIAAWVADRRGAPLLLLKSVDGIPAPSGGVLPEIAAPVATDVVDPCVLPYLFAHRVHAAIVSGRRPERVRSFLGGGDVTGTYIKPIV; this is translated from the coding sequence ATGACCCGCCCGTCCGCCCCCCCGTCCCGGAGTGAGCCCCCTTCCCCCTCTCCCATGATGGCGCCGTTTCGCGAGGGGCTCCTCGTCGTCAAGGCGGGGGGAAGTCTCATGGACTGCATCCCAAAACTCGTCTCCGTCCTTGCAGAGAGCGGCCGCGATCTCCTCATCGTCCCCGGCGGGGGACGGTTTGCGGACGCCGTCCGCGATGCGGGCGTTCCCGACGAGGAGGCCCACTGGATGGCCGTCGCCGCGATGGAGCAGATGGCGTGGTGCTGGGCCGCGGCGGGGGCACGGCCCGCCGGTCTCGACGACCCTGTCCGTGGCGTCTGCGTCCTCCTCCCCTACGGGCCCCTGAGGGAGGAGGACCCCCTCCCCCACACATGGGAGGTGACATCGGATACGATTGCAGCGTGGGTGGCGGACCGGCGGGGGGCACCGCTCCTCCTTCTCAAATCGGTGGACGGCATCCCCGCCCCGTCGGGAGGTGTTCTGCCGGAGATTGCGGCACCCGTCGCCACCGATGTCGTGGACCCCTGCGTCCTCCCCTATCTCTTTGCACACCGGGTGCACGCCGCTATCGTGAGCGGCCGCCGGCCCGAACGGGTACGATCATTCCTCGGCGGGGGCGATGTCACAGGGACATATATCAAACCAATAGTTTAA
- a CDS encoding zinc finger domain-containing protein: protein MAVEKCTSCNVPLAEAGWTTFECPKCRETINRCHSCRHQSIQYECKKCGFVGP from the coding sequence ATGGCGGTAGAAAAATGCACATCCTGCAACGTCCCCCTGGCCGAGGCCGGCTGGACCACCTTCGAATGTCCGAAGTGCAGGGAAACCATCAACCGGTGCCACAGCTGCAGGCACCAGAGTATCCAGTACGAATGCAAGAAATGCGGATTTGTGGGGCCTTGA
- a CDS encoding elongation factor 1-beta has translation MGDVAVIIKVMPESPEVDLAALEALIREKLPGTQDVVVEPIGFGLSSLKLAIVVPDGEGTTEEAEETLRTLEGVESAEIISVTLT, from the coding sequence ATGGGTGACGTCGCAGTTATCATCAAGGTGATGCCCGAGTCCCCCGAGGTCGACCTCGCGGCACTCGAGGCACTCATCCGTGAGAAGCTTCCCGGTACTCAGGACGTTGTCGTCGAACCCATCGGATTTGGTCTTTCCAGTCTTAAGCTCGCCATCGTCGTCCCTGACGGCGAGGGTACGACCGAAGAGGCAGAAGAGACCCTTCGCACCCTCGAAGGTGTCGAGTCCGCCGAGATCATCTCCGTCACCCTGACCTGA
- a CDS encoding PAS domain S-box protein encodes MKITSKTTLMVVAVIVALVIVIFAASELFVKEGFNAVEDEKAMQDTDKVAYILASDMNMLHSVTMEWAHRDDLVRFMSGAAGDGPPFIDDAAFEQVGVSFIVLTDVEGAVIEGRSYDGEKGAGTPMGEALEHHLDSIYAFPAMAIDDGRVLGVLMLSGTPYMVSSQQVTAKDGTLLGTISMGRVFDEQEIARLESLSLFPITILTYEELVAVVSPELATGNVGQPFLNWHGGDLLGVNSPVVLTAPTDERMEGYVFVNDLYGDPAVILKVEMPRDISLQGEKTTAYFMGWILLTGLVFGVILLGLLHIFVFSRLSTFSVRMEEIGDERDFSARVPEDGDDEITSLSRSCNVMLRELETSQNHLKGRLSETEKQYQLIFNSTKDVMLVNRLGSEGDGEGNKNAFLGTFIDINDAAISSLGYTREEFLTMRPSEIMVPTDIEVMRDRIAQLEATETLLYETELVAKDGATTPYEISAHIYLKEGEPAVVSTARDITERRSIERLKGEAFAQIEQNMVQFAILNDHLRNPLQAIVGLAILNIEDQEVVDKILSQADLIDSYVNQLDRGWIESEQIRDWLRKYYEFK; translated from the coding sequence TTGAAAATTACTTCGAAGACGACACTGATGGTCGTGGCCGTCATCGTCGCTCTTGTCATCGTTATCTTTGCCGCTTCAGAGCTTTTCGTCAAGGAGGGGTTCAATGCCGTTGAGGATGAAAAGGCGATGCAGGATACCGACAAGGTTGCCTATATCCTTGCCTCTGATATGAATATGCTCCATTCCGTCACGATGGAGTGGGCCCACCGCGACGACCTCGTCCGTTTTATGTCCGGTGCAGCCGGGGACGGGCCGCCTTTCATCGATGATGCCGCCTTTGAGCAGGTGGGGGTGAGCTTCATCGTCCTGACTGATGTGGAGGGGGCCGTCATCGAAGGGCGGTCCTACGATGGGGAGAAAGGAGCCGGCACCCCGATGGGCGAGGCCCTTGAGCACCACCTCGACTCCATCTATGCCTTTCCTGCGATGGCCATCGACGACGGCCGGGTTTTGGGGGTCCTGATGCTCTCGGGGACGCCATATATGGTCTCGTCCCAGCAGGTGACCGCAAAGGACGGGACGCTTCTCGGCACCATCTCGATGGGGCGGGTCTTTGATGAACAGGAGATCGCCCGGCTCGAGTCCCTCTCCCTCTTTCCCATCACCATCCTTACCTATGAGGAGCTCGTTGCGGTCGTCAGTCCGGAGCTTGCGACAGGGAATGTGGGCCAGCCGTTTCTAAACTGGCATGGCGGGGATCTCCTTGGTGTCAATTCTCCTGTGGTGCTGACGGCGCCGACGGACGAGAGGATGGAGGGCTACGTCTTCGTCAACGATCTCTACGGCGACCCGGCGGTCATCCTGAAGGTGGAGATGCCCCGTGACATCTCCCTGCAGGGGGAGAAGACCACCGCCTACTTCATGGGGTGGATTCTCCTGACCGGGCTCGTCTTCGGCGTCATCCTTCTGGGGCTCCTTCATATCTTCGTCTTCTCCCGGCTCTCGACGTTCTCCGTGCGCATGGAGGAGATCGGCGACGAGAGGGACTTCTCCGCACGGGTGCCGGAGGACGGGGACGATGAGATCACATCGCTGTCGCGTTCCTGCAACGTGATGCTCAGGGAACTCGAGACCTCCCAGAACCATCTGAAGGGGCGCCTGAGCGAGACCGAAAAGCAGTACCAGCTCATCTTCAACTCGACAAAGGATGTCATGCTCGTCAACCGTCTCGGCAGTGAAGGGGACGGCGAGGGGAACAAGAATGCATTTCTTGGCACCTTCATCGATATCAACGATGCCGCGATCTCCTCGCTGGGGTACACCCGGGAGGAGTTTCTGACGATGCGCCCCTCGGAGATCATGGTGCCGACGGATATCGAAGTCATGAGAGACCGGATTGCTCAGCTGGAGGCCACCGAAACGCTCCTCTACGAAACGGAACTGGTCGCAAAGGACGGGGCGACGACGCCCTATGAGATCAGCGCCCACATTTACCTGAAGGAAGGTGAACCCGCGGTTGTCTCCACGGCCCGTGACATCACCGAACGCCGCTCGATCGAACGGCTGAAGGGCGAGGCATTCGCCCAGATAGAACAGAACATGGTTCAGTTTGCGATCCTCAACGACCATCTGAGAAATCCGCTCCAGGCGATCGTGGGCCTTGCCATCCTCAACATCGAGGACCAGGAGGTCGTGGACAAGATCCTCTCGCAGGCAGACCTCATCGACAGCTACGTGAACCAGCTCGATCGGGGCTGGATCGAGTCCGAGCAGATCCGTGACTGGCTGCGCAAATACTACGAGTTTAAATAA
- a CDS encoding malate dehydrogenase produces the protein MAKVTIIGASGHVGRYTALAVSYIPYVDEIVLYGREGSEEVLHGLACDLHDSFAARGTTLEVSFSTTPKDITGSDIVILTSGVPRRDGQDRMDLAHANARLVAQMAAMVGWYAPECLFLIVTNPVDVMTAVALKYSGMKPNQVFGLGTHLDSMRLKWNIAHFFGVHVSEVHTRIIGEHGDSMVPLWSATTIGGISIQNLPRFEHLPEERIMRNVKTAGTHIIRRIGATVYGPGDAISTIVRTVLGNENRILTVSAQISSEIEGVADVCIGVPAKLNRAGVFPVAITIDDKEVGEFTASADKIRGITKEVLDRLSEEGC, from the coding sequence ATGGCAAAAGTGACCATCATCGGCGCATCAGGCCATGTCGGCAGATACACAGCTCTCGCCGTATCCTATATTCCCTACGTGGACGAGATCGTCCTCTATGGCAGGGAAGGGAGCGAGGAAGTGCTGCACGGCCTTGCCTGTGACCTGCATGATTCCTTTGCCGCCCGCGGGACGACACTGGAAGTCAGTTTCTCCACCACCCCGAAGGACATCACGGGGTCCGACATCGTCATCCTCACCTCGGGGGTTCCCCGAAGGGATGGTCAGGACCGCATGGACCTTGCCCATGCAAACGCCCGGCTCGTCGCCCAGATGGCGGCGATGGTCGGATGGTACGCCCCCGAATGCCTCTTTCTCATCGTGACGAACCCGGTGGACGTGATGACGGCGGTGGCCCTGAAGTACTCGGGTATGAAGCCCAACCAGGTCTTCGGCCTCGGGACCCACCTCGACTCGATGCGTCTCAAGTGGAACATCGCCCACTTCTTCGGGGTGCATGTGAGCGAAGTGCACACCCGCATCATCGGCGAGCACGGCGACTCGATGGTCCCCCTCTGGTCCGCGACGACGATCGGTGGCATCTCCATCCAGAACCTGCCGCGCTTCGAGCACCTCCCCGAGGAGCGGATCATGAGGAACGTGAAGACCGCCGGGACCCACATCATCCGCCGCATCGGGGCGACCGTCTACGGGCCGGGCGATGCCATCTCCACGATCGTACGAACGGTCCTCGGCAACGAGAACCGTATCCTCACCGTCTCCGCCCAGATATCCTCCGAGATCGAGGGTGTCGCCGATGTCTGCATCGGTGTTCCCGCCAAGCTGAACAGGGCCGGGGTCTTCCCCGTTGCCATCACCATCGACGACAAGGAGGTCGGGGAGTTCACCGCATCGGCGGACAAGATACGGGGGATCACCAAGGAAGTGCTCGACAGACTCAGCGAAGAAGGGTGCTGA
- a CDS encoding metallophosphoesterase, whose protein sequence is MIDRGPRILKEHYFVFSFGLLLIAAAGGAMVVEGSSPEITVLELPGAPNDIVFIADPHVKDGNVEYLEGVIQEINALEPSIVLIGGDFVTSDEDELDFSNQYIWEEVDAPVYAILGNHDYVAGVHGLNGPAKMLAMQEANLTVEGYDVSMLADDPLIDFAFGDAVEDELESYGVDVLRNEYRLIDVDGTPLLLVGVDDAWAGLADPPDVPGTDAYTIYMIHEPGARANWDADLILAGHLHGGQFSSAGINLLDETAIVDIAGFCDGEGTPTFITRGIGSSSLVGVDIRSSAPPEIVVINPSSPIEGATVLTA, encoded by the coding sequence ATGATCGACCGAGGTCCCCGTATTCTCAAAGAGCATTACTTCGTCTTCTCCTTCGGCCTGCTTCTCATCGCCGCAGCAGGGGGGGCGATGGTAGTCGAAGGCAGTTCACCGGAGATTACCGTGCTCGAACTCCCCGGAGCACCGAATGACATCGTCTTCATCGCCGACCCCCATGTCAAGGACGGGAATGTGGAGTATCTGGAAGGGGTGATTCAGGAGATCAACGCCCTTGAACCCTCCATCGTCCTCATCGGCGGTGATTTCGTGACCTCCGACGAGGATGAGCTCGACTTCTCGAACCAGTATATCTGGGAGGAGGTGGACGCTCCGGTCTACGCGATCCTCGGGAACCACGACTATGTGGCAGGGGTGCATGGCCTCAACGGCCCGGCGAAGATGCTGGCGATGCAGGAGGCGAACCTCACGGTCGAGGGCTATGACGTCTCGATGCTCGCGGACGACCCGCTCATCGACTTTGCGTTCGGTGACGCGGTCGAAGACGAGCTCGAGTCCTACGGCGTCGATGTGCTGCGAAACGAGTACCGGCTCATCGATGTGGACGGCACCCCGCTCCTCCTCGTGGGCGTGGACGATGCCTGGGCGGGCCTTGCCGACCCGCCGGACGTGCCCGGGACGGATGCCTACACCATCTATATGATCCATGAACCGGGCGCACGGGCGAACTGGGACGCGGACCTAATCCTCGCGGGCCACCTCCACGGCGGCCAGTTCAGCTCGGCGGGCATCAACCTCCTCGATGAGACCGCGATCGTCGACATCGCCGGGTTCTGTGACGGGGAGGGGACGCCCACCTTCATCACCCGCGGCATCGGCTCCTCCAGCCTCGTGGGCGTCGACATCCGCTCCAGCGCCCCGCCGGAGATCGTCGTGATCAATCCGTCCTCCCCGATTGAAGGGGCGACGGTGCTGACGGCGTAA
- a CDS encoding MBL fold metallo-hydrolase: protein MQIAVIGTESLGVRALCCVVQAAGRRILIDPGVALGYMRNGRLPHPRQVAVGAAVRERILAEVPRATDIVISHYHGDHVPLKDANPFQLPLARVPPLPDRIRLWCKGEEGLSPLSLGRREDLAAHLGREPAPAEETGDDVLCFSRPVLHGTPASHTGTVMMTCIRDGAGTFVHASDIQMLNREAVDIILGWQPDTVLAAGPPLYLRRLCADELAAARENVLALAASVSTLILDHHLLRSREGWRWLKELDTEAEGRVCPAAEYMGRTPLLMEADRRELYERYPVPPRWHDDYARGMAETAAFLDGELEREIELIRRD, encoded by the coding sequence ATGCAGATCGCCGTCATCGGGACCGAATCCCTCGGGGTGCGGGCCCTCTGCTGTGTGGTACAGGCCGCCGGCCGACGCATCCTCATCGATCCCGGTGTCGCCCTCGGGTATATGCGAAACGGCCGCCTCCCCCACCCCCGGCAGGTGGCGGTCGGCGCAGCCGTCCGGGAGCGGATCCTTGCGGAGGTGCCCCGTGCAACCGACATCGTCATCAGCCACTACCACGGCGACCACGTCCCCCTCAAAGACGCCAACCCCTTCCAGCTCCCGCTCGCCCGCGTCCCGCCCCTTCCAGACCGCATCCGGCTCTGGTGCAAGGGCGAAGAGGGCCTCTCCCCCCTCTCGCTCGGGCGGCGGGAGGACCTTGCGGCGCATCTCGGAAGGGAGCCTGCCCCGGCGGAGGAGACCGGCGACGATGTCCTTTGCTTCTCCCGCCCCGTCCTCCACGGAACGCCGGCATCGCACACCGGCACCGTCATGATGACCTGCATCCGTGACGGGGCGGGTACCTTCGTCCACGCCTCCGATATTCAGATGCTCAACCGGGAGGCGGTCGATATCATCCTTGGCTGGCAGCCCGACACCGTGCTCGCCGCAGGTCCGCCCCTCTATCTCCGGCGGCTCTGTGCAGATGAACTGGCCGCAGCACGGGAGAACGTCCTCGCCCTCGCGGCGTCCGTTTCCACCCTCATCCTCGACCACCACCTGCTCCGCTCGCGAGAGGGGTGGCGCTGGCTAAAGGAACTGGACACGGAGGCGGAGGGGAGGGTCTGCCCGGCGGCGGAATATATGGGCCGGACGCCGCTTCTCATGGAGGCGGACCGAAGGGAGCTCTACGAAAGGTATCCGGTTCCGCCCCGCTGGCACGACGACTATGCGAGGGGGATGGCGGAGACCGCGGCGTTTCTGGACGGGGAGCTGGAACGGGAAATCGAGCTGATACGAAGGGACTGA
- a CDS encoding Yip1 family protein codes for MEISYIDKIKGFLLDPVATLVAHRGEALEDAFKYLVVLLVIFAVLQALFTSVFIGAMAFPGMTVAVFALLGIVFGIVGGLLGFVIGGVILHLFVLIVGGRMGLSATLKAVIYAATPGLLFGWIPFVGFIASLWALVLEVLAIRELHEISTARAVFAVVIPFALVVILAILAIGFFTIASVTSGPVMGPY; via the coding sequence ATGGAAATATCCTATATCGACAAGATCAAGGGGTTCCTCTTGGACCCCGTCGCAACCCTCGTCGCACACCGGGGCGAGGCGCTGGAGGACGCATTCAAATATCTCGTAGTCCTCCTCGTCATCTTCGCCGTCCTGCAGGCACTCTTCACCTCCGTCTTCATCGGGGCGATGGCCTTCCCCGGCATGACCGTTGCCGTCTTCGCCCTTCTCGGAATCGTCTTCGGCATCGTGGGCGGTCTTCTCGGCTTTGTCATCGGCGGCGTCATCCTGCACCTCTTCGTCCTCATCGTCGGGGGACGGATGGGCCTGTCCGCGACCCTGAAGGCGGTCATCTATGCGGCGACACCGGGTCTCCTCTTCGGCTGGATCCCGTTCGTCGGCTTCATCGCCTCCCTCTGGGCCCTCGTCCTCGAGGTGCTCGCCATCCGCGAACTCCACGAGATCTCCACCGCCCGTGCGGTCTTTGCGGTCGTCATCCCGTTCGCCCTTGTCGTCATCCTCGCAATCCTCGCGATCGGCTTTTTCACGATCGCCTCGGTTACCTCCGGCCCGGTGATGGGGCCCTACTAA
- a CDS encoding NAD(P)H-dependent oxidoreductase yields MNVLIVYAHPYPASFNAAMKDRAVDVLLKAGHEVKVSDLYAMKFKAALDQDDFPDPCSRSFFSIPNEMMAGFVRGKLAPDVMAEIAKVKWADMLLFQFPIWWSSMPAILKGWFDRVFVQGFVVDLPNGMIYADGLLKGKKAMISTTMGSSADLYTEDGPHGDLNLHLKSLWHNTFEFCGMEVVPSFYVFNAGEMEEFQVEAELDRWEEYLLSVA; encoded by the coding sequence GTGAATGTACTGATAGTCTATGCACATCCCTATCCGGCCTCCTTCAATGCGGCGATGAAGGACCGGGCGGTCGATGTACTCCTGAAAGCGGGGCACGAGGTGAAGGTATCGGATCTCTATGCGATGAAGTTCAAGGCGGCGCTGGACCAGGACGACTTCCCCGACCCCTGCAGCAGGAGTTTCTTCTCGATTCCCAATGAGATGATGGCGGGCTTTGTCCGGGGCAAACTCGCCCCGGACGTCATGGCGGAGATTGCGAAGGTGAAGTGGGCGGACATGCTCCTCTTCCAGTTCCCCATCTGGTGGAGCTCGATGCCTGCCATCCTGAAGGGGTGGTTTGACCGGGTCTTTGTCCAGGGCTTCGTCGTCGACCTCCCGAACGGGATGATCTACGCCGATGGTCTCCTGAAGGGGAAGAAGGCGATGATCTCGACCACCATGGGGTCATCGGCGGACCTCTATACGGAGGACGGCCCGCACGGCGACCTGAACCTGCACCTGAAGAGCCTCTGGCACAACACCTTCGAGTTCTGCGGGATGGAGGTGGTGCCCTCGTTCTATGTCTTCAACGCGGGGGAGATGGAGGAGTTCCAGGTGGAGGCGGAACTCGACCGGTGGGAGGAGTATCTCCTCTCGGTCGCCTGA
- a CDS encoding GNAT family N-acetyltransferase, translated as MKTAWSSDRLTYTFCTRPDLPEIAAMLVKPTVCEWLFFGPNPPEVTHAYFEPLIDGMAEALAEGTPPKSYVFTVRTRPGPEGTSAFVGQCAIVEDDFSEGAYLIGYQTDDTQWGKGYGTEMCRFLVWFAFTLAGAYRLNGDCAAGNVASVKIMEGCGFVREGRQRKFWHVRGGYHDRLLYGLLADDLPSGLPPWQGLFS; from the coding sequence ATGAAGACCGCGTGGTCGTCCGACCGCCTCACCTACACCTTCTGCACCCGTCCCGACCTTCCGGAGATCGCGGCGATGCTCGTAAAACCGACGGTCTGCGAGTGGCTCTTCTTCGGCCCCAACCCGCCGGAGGTGACCCACGCCTACTTCGAACCGCTCATCGACGGCATGGCGGAGGCGCTGGCCGAGGGCACCCCCCCGAAGAGCTACGTCTTCACCGTCCGCACCCGTCCGGGCCCGGAAGGGACGAGCGCCTTCGTCGGCCAGTGCGCCATCGTGGAGGACGACTTCTCCGAGGGGGCCTACCTCATCGGCTACCAGACGGACGATACGCAATGGGGGAAGGGATACGGGACCGAGATGTGCCGGTTTCTCGTCTGGTTCGCCTTCACCCTTGCAGGCGCCTACCGCCTCAACGGCGACTGTGCGGCGGGCAACGTCGCATCGGTGAAGATTATGGAGGGATGCGGGTTCGTCCGCGAGGGGCGCCAGCGCAAGTTCTGGCACGTCCGCGGGGGCTACCATGACCGCCTCCTCTACGGCCTCCTCGCAGATGATCTGCCGTCGGGCCTGCCGCCGTGGCAGGGACTTTTTTCCTGA